A stretch of Bordetella genomosp. 13 DNA encodes these proteins:
- a CDS encoding FAD binding domain-containing protein, whose amino-acid sequence MKPFTYERARDPAQAAAAVQGVRGAKFIAGGTNLVDLMKLEVEAPTHLVDVNGLGLDQIEATPEGGLRIGALVRNTDLAADPRVRRDYAVVARAILAGASGQIRNRATTAGNLLQRTRCPYFYDPNQPCNKRVPGSGCSAVQGFSRQHAVLGTSEHCIAVHPSDMAVAMRALDATIETVRPDGARRAIPIADFYRLPGTTPEVETVLASGELITAVTLPPPVGGTHIYRKVRDRASFAFALVSVCAVVQRDGSGRVALGGVAPMPWRVPAADAALSQGAGPAAQALLAGARPTHENEFKVTLAQRTLDAVLTQARSAA is encoded by the coding sequence ATGAAACCATTCACTTACGAGCGCGCGCGCGACCCGGCGCAGGCGGCCGCGGCGGTACAGGGTGTGCGCGGAGCCAAGTTCATCGCCGGCGGCACCAATCTGGTGGACCTGATGAAGCTCGAGGTCGAGGCGCCGACCCATCTGGTGGACGTCAACGGGCTCGGCCTGGACCAGATCGAAGCAACGCCCGAAGGCGGCCTGCGCATCGGGGCGCTGGTCCGCAACACGGACCTGGCCGCCGACCCGCGCGTGCGGCGCGACTACGCGGTGGTGGCGCGGGCCATCCTGGCTGGCGCTTCGGGGCAGATCCGCAATCGCGCCACCACGGCCGGCAATCTGCTGCAGCGCACGCGCTGCCCCTACTTTTACGACCCCAACCAGCCCTGCAACAAGCGCGTGCCGGGCAGCGGCTGCTCGGCCGTCCAGGGCTTCAGCCGCCAGCATGCCGTGCTGGGCACGTCGGAGCACTGCATCGCGGTGCATCCCAGCGACATGGCGGTGGCCATGCGCGCGCTGGACGCCACAATCGAGACCGTCCGTCCCGACGGCGCGCGCCGCGCCATTCCCATCGCGGACTTCTATCGCTTGCCCGGCACCACGCCGGAGGTCGAGACGGTGCTGGCCTCGGGCGAACTCATCACCGCGGTGACGCTGCCGCCGCCCGTGGGCGGCACGCACATCTACCGCAAGGTGCGCGACCGGGCGTCGTTCGCGTTCGCGCTGGTGTCCGTCTGCGCAGTGGTGCAGCGCGACGGCAGCGGCCGCGTGGCGCTGGGCGGCGTCGCGCCCATGCCCTGGCGCGTGCCGGCCGCGGACGCGGCATTGAGCCAAGGCGCCGGGCCCGCCGCGCAAGCCCTGCTGGCAGGGGCCCGGCCCACCCACGAGAACGAGTTCAAGGTGACGCTGGCGCAGCGCACCCTCGACGCCGTCCTGACCCAGGCAAGGAGCGCCGCATGA
- the paoA gene encoding aldehyde dehydrogenase iron-sulfur subunit PaoA, producing MESPLDANLSRRALLKAGAASAGAMAVPLATAETLNGGSTAQTLTTTITIEINGQPRKLAIDPRTTLLDALREHLQLTGTKKGCDHGQCGACTVLLDGRRINSCLTLAVLHEGARVTTIEGLGTPEAMHPLQAAFVKHDGYQCGYCTPGQICSAVAMLEEVRQGLPSHVSASVTEQPMLSAEEIRERMSGNICRCGAYANIADAIAEYAQERA from the coding sequence ATGGAATCCCCTCTTGATGCCAATCTGTCGCGCCGCGCGCTGCTCAAGGCCGGCGCGGCGTCGGCCGGCGCGATGGCGGTGCCCCTCGCCACCGCCGAGACGCTCAACGGCGGCTCGACCGCGCAGACGCTGACCACCACCATCACCATCGAAATCAATGGCCAACCGCGCAAGCTGGCCATCGACCCGCGCACCACGTTGCTGGACGCGCTGCGCGAGCACCTGCAGCTCACGGGCACCAAGAAGGGCTGCGACCATGGCCAGTGCGGCGCCTGTACGGTGCTGCTGGACGGCCGTCGCATCAACTCGTGCCTGACGCTGGCCGTGCTGCACGAAGGCGCGCGCGTGACCACCATCGAAGGACTGGGCACGCCCGAGGCCATGCATCCCTTGCAGGCCGCCTTCGTCAAGCACGACGGGTATCAATGCGGCTACTGCACGCCGGGACAGATATGCTCCGCCGTCGCCATGCTGGAAGAGGTTCGCCAAGGGCTGCCCAGCCACGTCAGCGCCAGCGTCACCGAACAACCCATGCTGTCCGCCGAAGAGATCCGCGAACGCATGAGCGGCAACATCTGCCGCTGCGGCGCCTACGCCAACATCGCCGACGCCATCGCGGAATATGCCCAGGAGCGCGCATGA
- a CDS encoding LysR family transcriptional regulator produces the protein MPRDNLNDLLAFIAVARERSFTRAAAQVGVSQSALSHTIKGLEARLGVRLLTRTTRSVSPTEAGERLLERISPQFEQIEAELQELSQFREHPAGSLRISATDYTIQTVLWPRLVPFLRRYPDIRVELINDYGLADIVAQRCDAGVRLGEQLARDMIAVRISPDLRFALVGSKSYFARRPPPQAPHELVDHRCINLRLPTSGGLYAWEFGKDGQDMRVRVDGQLVFNDVYQILRAAVDGFGLAYIPEGMVQAHLDDGRLVRVLEDWSPMWTGYHLYYPNRRQPSPAMRLLVDALRYPPDGGPAADRPACVRHAGLDTEPAIAAS, from the coding sequence TTGCCGCGCGACAATCTCAACGACCTGCTTGCCTTCATCGCGGTCGCCCGCGAACGCAGCTTCACACGCGCCGCGGCGCAAGTCGGCGTCTCGCAGTCGGCGCTCAGCCATACGATCAAGGGGCTGGAGGCCCGCCTGGGCGTGCGGCTGCTGACGCGCACTACCCGCAGCGTATCACCGACCGAGGCGGGAGAACGCCTGCTCGAGCGCATCAGTCCGCAGTTCGAACAGATCGAGGCCGAACTGCAGGAGCTCAGCCAGTTCCGCGAACATCCCGCGGGCAGCCTGCGCATCAGCGCCACCGACTACACCATCCAGACGGTGCTGTGGCCACGGCTCGTGCCCTTCCTGCGCCGCTATCCCGACATCCGTGTCGAACTGATCAATGACTACGGCCTGGCCGACATCGTCGCGCAGCGCTGCGACGCCGGCGTGCGCCTGGGCGAACAACTGGCGCGCGACATGATCGCGGTGCGCATCAGTCCCGACCTGCGCTTTGCGCTGGTCGGATCGAAAAGCTATTTCGCGAGGCGTCCGCCGCCGCAAGCGCCGCACGAACTGGTCGACCACCGGTGCATCAACCTGCGCCTGCCGACCAGCGGCGGCCTGTACGCGTGGGAGTTCGGCAAGGACGGGCAGGACATGCGTGTGCGCGTGGACGGGCAATTGGTATTCAACGACGTCTACCAGATCCTGCGCGCGGCCGTCGACGGCTTCGGCCTGGCGTACATCCCCGAAGGCATGGTGCAAGCCCATCTGGACGATGGCAGGCTGGTGCGCGTGCTGGAGGATTGGAGCCCGATGTGGACGGGCTATCACCTCTACTACCCCAACCGGCGGCAGCCGTCTCCCGCCATGCGGCTGCTGGTCGACGCGCTGCGTTATCCGCCGGATGGTGGGCCGGCAGCCGACCGACCCGCCTGCGTGAGGCACGCCGGCCTCGACACCGAGCCGGCCATAGCCGCGTCCTGA
- a CDS encoding DUF2894 domain-containing protein: protein MDDPRAALRAWQAAGHDRLDPVRFRFLESLARRTEALDGAARRRVDARLADLAQAYARMVEQAAPGEVAQVSAPSPRVASAARADASSPPQSLAGLAAYLAQRPRGSVRNDGTVPPRDVYPELAALDEFRALWTRLGADKQMQQSLEKVPENAGPLNSNHLVHRSLSMMRSLSPGYLHQFLSYVDALSALEQLCNVSDPAGQLLARLDGARKSGRGKAR, encoded by the coding sequence ATGGATGATCCGCGCGCCGCGCTGCGGGCATGGCAGGCGGCCGGCCACGACCGCCTGGATCCGGTGCGTTTCCGCTTCCTGGAATCGCTGGCGCGGCGTACCGAAGCGCTGGACGGCGCCGCTCGCAGGCGGGTGGATGCGCGGCTGGCCGACCTGGCGCAGGCCTATGCGCGCATGGTCGAGCAGGCCGCGCCCGGCGAGGTGGCGCAGGTGTCGGCGCCCTCGCCTCGCGTGGCGTCCGCCGCCCGCGCGGACGCGTCCTCGCCCCCGCAAAGCCTGGCCGGCCTGGCCGCCTATCTGGCTCAGCGGCCACGCGGCAGTGTGCGCAACGACGGCACGGTCCCGCCGCGCGACGTCTATCCCGAACTTGCAGCGCTGGATGAGTTCCGGGCGTTGTGGACCCGGCTCGGCGCCGACAAGCAGATGCAGCAGTCGCTGGAAAAGGTGCCCGAGAATGCCGGCCCGCTGAATTCGAACCACCTGGTGCACCGCTCGCTGTCGATGATGCGCTCGCTGTCGCCCGGGTACCTGCACCAGTTCCTGTCGTATGTGGACGCGCTGTCGGCGCTGGAACAGCTGTGCAATGTCAGCGATCCGGCGGGTCAGCTGCTGGCGCGCCTGGATGGCGCCAGGAAAAGCGGCCGCGGCAAGGCGCGCTAG
- a CDS encoding OmpA family protein, giving the protein MRDDLDADLESSAPAWAVFGDLMSVLLGAFVLILVGVVGMQLDLATRLEEAVKQGQAETQRRQALEQALAGPVASGRVTLVNGRIGINGNVLFALNSDRLQPDGRELIKSLAAPLAAYLRDRDEMLMVSGFTDDRPVRDTNRRFADNWELSAQRALTVTRVLIEEGVPSSSVFSAAFGSEQPAASNADEEGRARNRRVEIAPVQKPQAPAAADAATSHG; this is encoded by the coding sequence ATGAGAGACGACCTCGACGCCGACCTCGAGTCCTCGGCTCCGGCATGGGCCGTGTTCGGCGACCTGATGTCGGTGCTGCTGGGCGCCTTCGTGCTGATCCTGGTCGGCGTGGTGGGCATGCAGCTCGACCTCGCCACCCGCCTGGAAGAGGCGGTCAAGCAGGGACAGGCCGAGACCCAGCGCCGGCAGGCGCTGGAGCAGGCGCTGGCCGGACCGGTGGCCTCGGGCCGCGTCACGCTGGTCAACGGCCGCATCGGCATCAACGGCAACGTGCTGTTCGCGCTCAATTCGGACCGGCTGCAGCCCGACGGCCGCGAACTGATCAAGAGCCTGGCCGCGCCGCTTGCCGCGTATCTGCGCGACCGTGACGAGATGCTGATGGTCAGCGGCTTCACCGACGACCGGCCCGTGCGCGACACCAACCGGCGCTTCGCCGACAACTGGGAACTGTCCGCGCAGCGTGCCCTGACGGTGACGCGCGTGCTGATCGAGGAAGGCGTGCCTTCGTCGTCGGTCTTCTCGGCCGCCTTCGGGTCCGAGCAGCCGGCCGCGTCGAACGCCGACGAGGAAGGCCGGGCGAGGAACCGGCGCGTGGAGATCGCGCCCGTCCAGAAACCCCAGGCGCCCGCCGCCGCCGATGCGGCCACGTCCCATGGATGA
- a CDS encoding DUF802 domain-containing protein: MTRYLAPFAIFLAGLAAVCWIAAGYVGTNPLALSVTLLIALVYVAGALELSHYRRATRTLELAASESAEPGAAASSSGLDGWLARLHPSLRNPVRLRVEGVRVGLPSPSLTPYLVGLLVLLGMLGTFLGMVATLRGTGAALESATDLQAMRASLAAPVQGLGFAFGTSVAGVAASAMLGLLAALCRRERIRASQALDARIATGLRAYSPAHQREQVLALLQRQAGAMPTMIELLQRQAEAMPTVVGLLQRQAETMPAMVDLLQRQTAAMPQMVDLLQRQTEAMPQMVGLMQRQTDAVPAMIERLQALAADMGQQNRSLQEGIAAGQENAQARADAAHERLVQAVERSLQDNTASGERLVQTMDRALQQNTAAGGQLIQAMDKALQENVAAGHQLVQTMDRALQEHAAAGARLAQSMDQALQDNTAAGGRLAQALEQSLQENVAAGQRLAATMDQTLQAHAQAGARLAQAMEQAMQDNAAAAARAAGEAIAPAVERTLAGLAREAVTLQETVGQAAQRQVEGFGMRLDGAAALMADKWNDALARHQQAGDALAGGLRAALDGFSGSFEERMASLLREVNQSHAALQSTLAEQDQQRLQAWHDKLGAIANDLRQDWETAGQRAEQQHQSLGESLAQTARELAEQTQAHARDTVAEVTRLVEAAAQAPKAAAEAIDELRRSLTLATARDNEMLEERNRLLETLDALLGNLTQAGNEQRAAVDALVARAGEMLERTSSQVAGQVETESGRLSDAAAQVTGSAIEIASLGDAFGAAVQLFGQASEQLAERLQRIETALDKSMARSDEQLAYYVAQAREVVDLSVLSQKQIIEDLQQLAAGQADAGATPQ; encoded by the coding sequence ATGACCCGATACCTCGCTCCCTTCGCCATCTTCCTGGCCGGGCTTGCGGCCGTGTGCTGGATCGCCGCCGGCTATGTCGGCACGAATCCGCTGGCCCTGTCCGTCACGCTGCTGATCGCCCTGGTCTACGTGGCAGGCGCCCTTGAACTGAGCCACTATCGCCGGGCCACGCGCACGCTGGAGCTGGCGGCGTCAGAGTCCGCCGAACCTGGTGCCGCCGCCAGCAGCTCCGGCCTGGATGGATGGCTGGCGCGCCTGCACCCCAGTCTGCGCAATCCGGTGCGCCTGCGCGTCGAGGGCGTGCGGGTGGGCCTGCCCTCTCCGTCGCTCACGCCCTACCTGGTGGGCCTGCTGGTGCTGCTGGGCATGCTGGGCACCTTCCTGGGCATGGTCGCCACCCTGCGCGGGACCGGCGCGGCACTGGAAAGCGCGACCGACCTGCAGGCCATGCGCGCCTCGCTGGCCGCACCCGTGCAGGGCCTGGGCTTCGCGTTCGGCACGTCGGTGGCCGGCGTGGCCGCCTCCGCCATGCTGGGACTGCTGGCCGCGCTGTGCCGGCGCGAACGCATCCGCGCCTCGCAGGCCCTGGACGCCCGCATCGCCACGGGCCTGCGCGCCTATTCTCCGGCGCATCAGCGCGAACAAGTGCTGGCTCTGCTGCAGCGGCAGGCGGGCGCGATGCCCACGATGATCGAACTGCTGCAGCGCCAGGCCGAGGCGATGCCTACGGTGGTCGGGCTGTTGCAGCGCCAGGCCGAGACCATGCCGGCCATGGTGGACCTGCTCCAGCGCCAGACCGCGGCAATGCCACAGATGGTGGACCTGCTCCAGCGCCAGACCGAGGCAATGCCCCAGATGGTCGGCCTGATGCAGCGCCAGACGGACGCCGTGCCCGCCATGATCGAGCGGCTTCAGGCCCTGGCCGCGGACATGGGCCAGCAGAACCGCAGCCTTCAGGAAGGCATCGCGGCGGGCCAGGAGAACGCCCAGGCCCGCGCCGACGCGGCCCACGAGCGCCTGGTGCAGGCCGTCGAACGCAGCTTGCAGGACAACACCGCCTCGGGCGAGCGGCTGGTGCAGACCATGGACCGCGCCCTGCAGCAGAACACCGCCGCCGGCGGCCAGTTGATCCAGGCGATGGACAAGGCCCTCCAGGAGAACGTCGCGGCCGGACACCAACTGGTGCAGACGATGGACCGCGCGCTGCAGGAGCACGCCGCCGCGGGGGCCCGCCTGGCCCAGTCGATGGACCAGGCCCTGCAGGACAACACCGCGGCGGGCGGCCGGCTCGCCCAGGCGCTCGAACAATCGCTGCAGGAGAACGTGGCCGCGGGCCAGCGGTTGGCCGCGACCATGGACCAGACCCTGCAGGCGCATGCGCAGGCGGGAGCACGCCTGGCGCAGGCCATGGAACAGGCCATGCAGGACAACGCCGCCGCCGCCGCGCGCGCCGCGGGCGAGGCCATCGCGCCCGCCGTCGAGCGCACGCTGGCCGGACTGGCGCGCGAGGCCGTAACGCTGCAAGAGACGGTGGGCCAGGCGGCGCAGCGCCAGGTGGAAGGCTTCGGCATGCGCCTGGACGGCGCCGCCGCCTTGATGGCCGACAAGTGGAACGACGCCCTGGCGCGCCATCAGCAGGCGGGCGATGCCCTGGCCGGCGGCCTGCGCGCCGCGCTGGACGGCTTCTCGGGCAGTTTCGAGGAACGCATGGCCAGCCTGCTGCGCGAGGTGAACCAGTCGCATGCCGCGCTGCAGTCCACCCTGGCCGAGCAGGACCAGCAGCGGCTGCAGGCCTGGCACGACAAGCTGGGCGCCATCGCGAACGACCTTCGCCAGGATTGGGAAACGGCCGGCCAGCGGGCCGAGCAGCAACACCAGAGCCTGGGCGAATCCCTGGCGCAGACCGCGCGCGAACTGGCCGAGCAGACGCAGGCGCACGCCCGCGACACCGTCGCCGAGGTCACCCGTCTGGTGGAAGCCGCCGCGCAGGCGCCCAAGGCGGCTGCGGAAGCCATCGACGAATTGCGCCGCAGCCTCACGCTGGCGACGGCGCGCGACAACGAAATGCTCGAGGAACGCAACCGCCTGCTCGAGACGCTGGACGCGCTGCTGGGCAATCTTACCCAGGCCGGCAACGAGCAGCGCGCGGCGGTCGATGCCCTGGTCGCACGCGCTGGCGAGATGCTGGAGCGCACCAGTTCACAGGTGGCCGGCCAGGTCGAGACCGAGTCGGGCAGGCTCTCCGACGCTGCCGCGCAGGTCACGGGCAGCGCCATCGAGATCGCGAGCCTGGGCGATGCCTTCGGCGCGGCCGTGCAGCTGTTCGGCCAGGCCAGCGAGCAGCTGGCCGAGCGCCTGCAGCGCATCGAGACCGCGCTGGACAAGTCCATGGCCCGCAGCGACGAACAGCTGGCCTATTACGTGGCGCAGGCGCGTGAGGTCGTCGATCTCAGCGTGCTGTCGCAGAAACAGATCATCGAAGACCTGCAGCAGCTTGCCGCCGGGCAGGCGGACGCGGGCGCCACGCCGCAATGA
- a CDS encoding DUF3348 domain-containing protein: MEQTARRAGSGGPAFVRLLARLTDATLPDSGQSLSDRLSLWLAWTDAIALSAVIEGQPVVTAGGASDAAAAARDCARLRADLTGAIVHDAVFSPPKAAAGPRHARAAAPVEADPAYGTYRQRYLALQQTMETGIGNLRSRLRGMLAARTPGLGRLALMDAVMERSLGARERSLLAAVPRLMERHFEQLRQAGEADADPATAPLATPPWLHTFRTHMQHVLLAELDVRLQPVEGLLAALQDR; encoded by the coding sequence ATGGAGCAGACGGCAAGGCGCGCAGGTTCCGGGGGCCCGGCATTCGTACGCCTGTTGGCCCGCCTGACCGACGCCACCCTACCCGATTCCGGACAATCCCTGTCGGACCGGCTAAGCCTATGGCTGGCCTGGACCGACGCCATTGCATTGTCCGCCGTGATCGAGGGCCAGCCGGTCGTGACGGCGGGCGGGGCTTCGGATGCCGCCGCGGCCGCGCGCGACTGCGCCCGGTTGCGCGCCGATCTCACCGGCGCCATCGTGCACGATGCCGTATTCTCGCCCCCCAAGGCGGCAGCGGGGCCGCGGCACGCCCGCGCCGCGGCGCCGGTGGAAGCCGACCCGGCCTACGGCACCTACCGCCAGCGCTATCTCGCCTTGCAGCAGACGATGGAAACGGGCATCGGCAATCTGCGCAGCCGGCTGCGCGGCATGCTGGCCGCCCGCACGCCGGGCCTGGGTCGGCTGGCCTTGATGGACGCCGTCATGGAGCGGTCGCTGGGCGCGCGCGAGCGCAGCCTGCTGGCGGCCGTGCCGCGGCTGATGGAAAGACACTTCGAACAACTGCGCCAGGCCGGCGAGGCCGATGCGGACCCTGCCACCGCCCCCCTCGCCACGCCGCCCTGGCTACACACGTTTCGCACGCACATGCAACACGTATTGCTCGCCGAACTGGATGTTCGCCTACAACCGGTCGAAGGGCTGCTGGCCGCCCTGCAAGACCGCTGA
- a CDS encoding MFS transporter, translating to MSSTPSPTPLSRAGLFLLLAGQLLPLIDFSIVNVALEAMARSLHASEVDLELIVAVYGVAFAVCLAMGGRLGDNYGRRRLFFWGILLFTVASLLCGLAWSVWVLLLARALQGAAAALAVPQILATIHVTLRDRQHSRALSLYGAIGGLAFVMGQVLGGLLVSADIAGLGWRLVFLINLPIGIVVLAYARKNIPETRSPHPASVDAPGTVLLALVILCLLLPLSLGPVQHWPWPYQAMLAALPVLLYALWRTEIVQERRNAHPLLPPSLLRLSSIRFGLLIAVLFFACWSGFMFAMALTLQAGAGLTALQCGNSFVAMGTAYFVGAILTNRAAARFRKTSILAFGCVVQMAGVAGLIYTLHQVWPQPSVVSLIAATIPIGFGQAFIVASFFRIGLSEVPREQAGAGSATLSTVQQASLGLGPALAGAVLTHFLGRTDRDYLSAATAVLVGEIGLVLVLTCVAIVVGRRELRALREKGRVCTQGS from the coding sequence ATGAGTTCCACGCCGTCTCCCACCCCGCTCAGCCGCGCAGGGCTGTTCCTGCTGCTGGCCGGACAGCTGCTGCCGCTGATCGACTTTTCCATCGTCAACGTGGCGCTCGAGGCCATGGCGCGCTCGCTGCACGCCAGCGAGGTCGACCTGGAACTGATCGTGGCGGTGTACGGCGTGGCCTTCGCGGTATGCCTGGCCATGGGCGGCCGCCTGGGCGACAACTACGGACGGCGCCGGCTTTTCTTCTGGGGCATCCTGCTGTTCACCGTCGCGTCGCTGCTGTGCGGCCTGGCCTGGTCGGTGTGGGTGCTGCTGCTGGCGCGCGCGCTGCAGGGCGCCGCGGCGGCGCTGGCGGTGCCGCAGATACTGGCCACCATCCACGTCACGCTGCGCGACCGCCAGCACTCGCGCGCGCTCAGCCTGTACGGCGCGATAGGCGGACTGGCCTTCGTGATGGGACAGGTGCTGGGTGGCCTGCTGGTGTCGGCGGACATCGCCGGCCTGGGCTGGCGGCTGGTGTTCCTCATCAACCTGCCCATCGGCATCGTGGTGCTGGCATACGCCCGCAAGAATATCCCCGAGACCCGCTCGCCCCATCCGGCCAGCGTCGACGCGCCGGGCACCGTGCTGCTGGCGCTGGTGATCCTGTGCCTGCTGCTGCCGCTCTCATTGGGCCCGGTGCAGCACTGGCCCTGGCCCTACCAGGCCATGCTGGCGGCGCTGCCCGTCCTGCTTTATGCGCTGTGGCGCACCGAGATCGTGCAGGAACGCCGCAACGCGCATCCCTTGTTGCCTCCCAGCCTGCTGCGGCTGTCCAGCATCCGCTTCGGCCTGTTGATCGCGGTGCTGTTCTTCGCGTGCTGGAGCGGCTTCATGTTCGCGATGGCATTGACGCTGCAGGCCGGCGCCGGCCTGACGGCCCTGCAATGCGGCAACAGCTTCGTCGCCATGGGGACGGCGTACTTCGTGGGGGCCATTCTCACGAATCGCGCAGCGGCGCGTTTTCGCAAGACCTCGATACTGGCGTTCGGCTGCGTGGTGCAGATGGCGGGCGTGGCGGGGTTGATCTACACCCTGCACCAGGTGTGGCCGCAGCCCAGCGTTGTGTCGCTGATCGCGGCCACCATTCCCATCGGGTTCGGGCAGGCATTCATCGTCGCCAGCTTCTTCCGCATAGGCCTGTCCGAGGTGCCGAGGGAGCAGGCCGGCGCAGGAAGCGCCACGCTGTCCACGGTGCAGCAGGCGTCGTTGGGCTTGGGGCCGGCGCTCGCGGGGGCCGTGCTGACGCATTTCCTGGGGCGGACCGATCGGGACTATCTCAGCGCGGCCACGGCAGTGCTGGTAGGCGAGATCGGGCTGGTGCTGGTGTTGACCTGCGTGGCGATCGTCGTGGGGCGGAGGGAGCTGCGGGCGTTGCGGGAGAAGGGGCGGGTCTGTACTCAGGGGAGTTGA